A window of Clostridia bacterium genomic DNA:
CCCTGGTCCAGTCAATACTCTCCTTCTCGTCAAATTCCCCGGGAATCATGAAATAGTACTTGCTACATTCCGCATTCAGCTGTGCTCGCATTTGATACTGTTTTTTACTGAAATTCAGGCAATTATAAGGATGAATTGCTCTCCCACCAAGTTCTTCATATGTTGCATTTATAACTTCCTCTTCTCCCTGGAATGAGCAGCTGTACCTTTCGATTGCTTCACATAGCGCTCCTGCCTTTGCTTGTGAATGATTCTTACCTTTCCCCCCGCTAAAGCTTCTTATATGGTTATTGAGCCAATATAGGCTTTTGCTCTTTAACGCCGTGTTTGCACCTGAGTAATAATTATAAACAGGGGAATCCTTTTGGTCAGGTATTTGCTCCAGAGTCTGTACCACTCCTGTTATCGGGCTGACATGATGTCTATATTTTTCTATAGTACTCTCAGGAGTAGATGTTCTGAAGCCTCCATCATATGAGAGATTGCAGTTATCTTCCCTGTCCAGCAGAACTGCTTTATTCTGGATTTGGTGTATTGTCTTGGGATCACCGCATTCTGCACATTGAGGCCTTTTTACCAGTGTATGGGTATTCATGGAAAGATTGTCTGTATCAAAAGACAGCAGCTTTCCCTCCAGATTTTTACTCTCATTGAAATACAATAATTTAGCTACTTCAAGAGAAGTAATATCCGCTGCAATCCGAAGCCCTGATGCTGCTGACGGCAATGCCTGGCTATAGGTACTTTCACCTCTAATACCTCTTACAAAAGTATGTATGCTTTTGTTTAGAGATACCCTCTGCTCCAGACACTTCCAGCATCCCGTTTTAGCCGGTTCAAAAACAGGTCCGATCCAGATAATCGTTCCTGACGGCTTAACAAGCATCCATCTTTTTCCGGCCTTTAGCGCATCTTTGTTTATTTCAGAGAGTTCCGGTGACTCATAATCGTCTGTAACAATAATATCCAACATACCGGAACTGCTTACCCTGATCTTGTTTTTTTCAAAAGAGCTGTAGAATTCTTCAATACTCCCTCCATAATTGATTGCCCTGATAGAAACAGTATTTTCATTAAGGATACTGTGTAACTTTGCAGGTGACATCTCCAATTCTCCCCAGAATGCTGCCTCCTCTTTTGTATATTCACAGCAATTTCTTGTGATAATATTGCTTTTTTCCAGCTCTCTAAGAAAAAAAATCACCTCCGCTGCCGAAATGCTGCTTTCTAATGCATCAATCAAGTCATTGTCATTTGAAACCCCCTCAGATATTCTGGATAATATATGACATATCTTGGGATTTGACAAAATTATATTTTTCCTTTCAGAATATAGAATAATGGCATCCTCAACAAAACCATATGTAAACCGCGGATTTATTATTATGTTGTCAGACATTTTGCACACCTTTTCTTTTTGATTTATAATATAAAAGGGGAACACTTTTTCAAATACTGTGTATCAGATGTATGTAATAAACCTTATATTAACTAAGGGCAACAACAGCAGCAGCAGCAAGCACTGAAAGTTGTATCTCCGTCTGCCAGCAAACCGGCTGAGTTCTGTGGCTTGGCCGGAAGTGGCAGTGTTAAAACATTGTTTTGGCAGTCAAAAGATTGTGTGTTTCCTCCATCATCAATCTTTATGCTGACTCCTTCAGGCAGACTCACACCTTCACCTGCCAGAACCTTTGAAGGATTTGATACAAGCTGCTGCTTGTAAGCGGCGTCATCCCATGCTTTGACAACTATCTGAGCGTACTTTTTTACAAAGTCCTTATCATTGAAATTCATATCTAATTTCTCCTTTCAAGTGTCAATTGATTTTTCATTTTACATTATGTACTTGTTAACACTATATGTTTACAAGGTTATTTGCAGCAGTTTAGTACTTTAAAATCTGATTAAGCAGCATTCCCCTTTTATTGGCAGTATCATTATTTCTACCAGGAATCTTTAAATTAACCTGGCTATGTCGGTTTAGTCAGTCATGCTAATAACCCTCTCAACTATCGTCTATCTGTTCAAACTGAATCATTAACTCCCTTTGGGCAGTAATAACCGGAATATACTTTGTATCAACCACCACTGCCCATTTGTTTTTCAGTGCTGTTTCTTGGAAATCAGACTTGCAATAACTCTGAACTTTCATTATTTCATTTGCTGTTTTCTTGTCAAACAAAGTATGTTTCGTAACTGCAACAGTTCTGGTATCATATATGAGGTACTGTCCCATAAATTCTGTAATTGTTAATACCGGCATTTTATCCGGCCATTGTAACTTCCATCCGTTCACTATCTGGTAAATACTCTTAATAAGGTCAATATTCTCATAGGCTCCACAGCTATATGTGCCGGAAAAGCTATAAGCGAGTAGTGATACATCCGTATCATCCGGAAAAACGTTTCTATGTTTTTCACTGGGTACAAGATTTTCAATATTGTATTCATTAGGATGTTCATAGTAGCTGCTGAATCTATGAATATCAATGTGGCTGAAATTGACGGGTGGTTGCAAATGGCTTATAAGCGGCAAAATATCAAGTATTTCGCTATAAAATATTCCTTCATCTCCCGGAGCTCCCCAAAGGAGATTCCAGTGCACGTCCATGTCAATTGAACGGGCATTTCTTAGAAGAAGTATGTTTTGCCAGGCTTTCACACCTTTGTTCAAAAGCTTAAGCATACCTGTGGAAAGAGATTCGACTCCCGGCTGAATACTCTTGATGCCTGCATCAGCCAATTGTAATAATTTATAGAAATCGAGATTCGCCTTCTGTTCGTAAAAAACAGGCACCTTGTTTCCTGCCCCGATCAAGTCTGGTACGAAGGAATTAAAATACTCGTAAGGCATAATATTATCCGTCATCTGAACACGAACACCAGGGTGCTTCCCGGTAATTTCAAGAAATTCCTTCAGGATTTTTTCCCGGGATTTTTGCCGGAAACATTCCCTCTCTTTGTTTATTCCGCAGAAGGTACATTTATTTTTTGCTCCCCACCAGCATCCCCGGCTTGATTCAAGCAAAATAGCTATATCATCCGGAAGTTCACTTTCCGGCATTTGTTTAAGTTGCCGAAAAAAGTCATCGTATTTCAAGCTGCCATATGTATCAAAGTCTTTTAGCGGCTCTCCATAAAATATCCTGTCATCAGGCAGCTCATTTTTTATGTACGAATCTAAGAAGCTGGCGAAAGTCAGCTCACTTTCACCGGAAAAGACATAATCAATTGATTCCGATAGTGAGGATATTCCCTTGGACATATCCCCTTCACAGTTTGCTCCTCCGATAATTGTCACTATCGATTTATCAAACTGCTTAACCTTATTGATTACCGCTACAGCAGAATTAGTCTGTTCAAACATTGTCGAGCAGCCAACAATTTTATAATCATATTCTGAAATTGTATCTGTACAATAATTTATAAAGCTGTAGCACAATTTCTCAAGTTCAACTACTTTCTCCACATCAAAGAAATCATCATTTTGATAAAAATACTCAAATAAATCATTTGCACTGTTTTGCCCTTCTCTGCTATCCGGGAAAGAAAAAAGCTCTTCCAGCCCTCCACCTAACGCCTTCATACCATAAGCGCTCCTGGAAAACAGCCTTTCTCCAAGCATGCCTATTCTGGACTGTCTGTATATTGCTTCATAATTATTTCTTCCCATGCATGCAGCAAGTAAATTGCTGAGATAGAGAACATTTGAGCTGAACCCTTTACTTTCAGCAACCGCCTGAAGGATATGCAGACCTATAGAAGGAAATTTCAGTGAAGCAAACGGAGTTACAATAAATAGAATGTCCGTATTTTTGTCCAAAACCTTTTCCAAATATGTTCTTATAAAATCTTGCATGTATCCGTGCTCTATAATATCATCACCCCATTAGACCAGCTTTTTTAGTGTTTCGTGATACTTACAGTTAATTACTTCCAATCCGGCTTCCTTTTCCTCAACAAATAAGGAAAAATCGCAGATATTCATCTTTTGGTTTTTTATTGACTCAGCCGCTTCCAGAAGGAAATCCACATCATAAGAATACAATTCCCTGAACCAGCTTTGCAGTTCTTGTTCACATTCTTTATCACCTATAGCCGCTGCTTTATGCAAAAGATATTTTCTGGCTATACATGGCTCCAGTTTTGGTTTCCATTCATTCATCAGAATATGAAGGAGTGCAACTCTTGTATCTTGGAATTCATAACCGGTTTGATTATTTATCAATAAGTTCTTTTCTTTCAAGGAGTTATAAAGCGCAGTTCTTTCAATAGGGATATAGCAGCTTGCTGTAGAAGGTATATCCTGGCCGGCACCTAAAAATTTTGCAACTCCGGTATTTTTGAGTGTATTAAGATTTACGATGATCTCTTCAATAGTAGTAAACGGCTCAAAAATCATAAACCCGATTTCCACCTTCAGACAAAGATCAGAAATAATGTCCAGTGACTCAATATTCTGCGCTACTGTTGTCTTCTTATTATATAGATCAAGCTGTCTCTGGACAAAGCTTTCAATCCCTACAAAAAGGGTATCAAGCCCCACCTCTTTCAAAAGCCCTAGTTCCTGCTTGTTTTTGATTACATCGTTTGCTCTTGTATTAGCTATTATTTTTACATGTATGTTTCTTTCAATCATAGCCTCATAAAACTCGCGAAGCCACCTTTTTCTTCTGGCAGAACCGTCGCAGAAATTTGAATCATTGATCCGTATCATTCTTGGATTATATTCCTTGACAAGCTGTTCAATTTCATTGACGACATTAGCCACACTCCTGTACCTGATACCCTTAGTCCCATTCATCATCGAGAACTCTTCTTCACTGCAGAAGCTGCATTTTCCATAACATCCTCTTGAAGTAAGGATTGACACTATACCTGCTTTATTTCTGATAAATGCTCTCTGCGGGAAAGGCAATTGATCCAGATATGACGTCGATGGCTTTATTTCATTCTGTATTATGTCCCCTCCGTTTTTATAGGCAATATTCCCCAACGCTCTCCAATCTCTTCGGTTTGCAACTGCTTCTGCAATATCTGCTACTGTATATTCGCCTTCTCCCAAAACACAGCAATCTATATTTTCATTTGCATTTAATACTGTTTCATAGCTCAAAGTAGCAAAATAACCGCCGGCAAATATGAATGTATTAGGATGTATGGACTTAACTACACTGATTATTCTGTTTGCATCTGAAAAATTGAAATAAAACATGGAAATGCCTATTATGTCATATTTATATACAGCCAATATGCATATCAACTCTTCCAATGAAATGTTTTGACCGGGACAGTCATAAACATCTGCTTCATACCCTTTCATCTGAAGGCAGGAAGCAATATATGCAATACCCAAATAAGGCATCGTGGAAAAATTTTCTGACCATTCACTCCCCACAGTTCTTCCCCAGATGTTTGGGGGATTAATTAGGCATATCTTCATTATTGACTCCTTGTAATCCGTCAGATGTGTTACTAAAAAACACCCTTGACCTTACAACAATCCACAAGCAGGCAAATCTGTATCTTAATCCTCCATTGTGCAGCAACACTGAGTTGTAAGAATATCTATAACTGTAATAAAAATGAAAAAAATATGTCCATATCAATACTTGGTATTTTCTAGGTGATAATTTGTACATTTATACACATATTACTAAAAATATCATAATTCGTCAATATTTGTTTTTTTTCTTCAAAATTAGACATCAGAGATGCTTGTTGGAAAGCATATAATTAACTACAAGGCTTTATTTGAACTGATTAATAATTAGAGATGAAACAAATCGTTTCAGATAGGAATTTTACAAGTTTTTTAATATGGCTTAATATTATCTTTAGCCGCTCTTTACAATATTATGGGTTAAGCTCCGGATAAGAAACGGCTAAGAACCTACCCGGCTGTATTTCATAATTCCTAATATTTCCTCCTGAACTTCATATAATCTTAACTCGTCTATTTCTTGGAATATCCTCAGGCAAGCCTTTGCTGCTTTTACAAACTGCAAGTAGTCACAATTTCCTGCACGTTCACCAATACCTCCGATTGTACAGTCAACAAAAGAGGCGCCACCCTTGACAGCCGATAAAGAATTGGAAACCGCCATGCCCATATCATTATGAGTATGTATCTCAATATCTATTTTCATTTTCTTTTTTATGATTTTTATATCATCATAAATCCGCTTTCTATAAAGTATCCCCACTGTGTCTGCATACCTTACCCTATTCACACCCTCCCGAAGTACAGCAGTCATAATCTGCAGCAAAAATTCCATGTCAGCCCTTGATGCATCCTCTAATCCTATTGTGACTTCATGGCTTTTTTTCTGTGCATAAGCTATACATCTTTTTAAATTTTCCAAAATCCATTCTCTGTCTTTTCCGAGCTTTGCCCTGATCTGTATATCAGATGACGGTACCGATATATGTATTATATCAGCCCCACAGCCAACAGATTGTTTGATGTCCTCGATATTCAGCCTGTTCCAGGTTGATATTCTGCTTTTCAAGCTGAGTGCCGACATTCTTTTTATACTCTGCTTTTCCTCTTCACCCATGGCAGGTATTCCGGCTTCGATCTGGTAAATACCGATAGAATCCAGAATTCTGGCTATATGTACTTTTTGATTTACACCCAGTGCTATTCCTGCTTTCTGTTCGCCATCCCTCAAGGTTGTATCAACAATATGTACGTCCATCATAATCCCCCCATAAAATTCTATATATTTGATATAGCAGGCAATTTCAGCAAGTCTATAATTTCATTATCCTCAAGATTTCTTTGGAGTGAAATACTCCTTTCCCTTATTACTTTTAAGAAATCTGCTACCTCAACATGCTCCCCCTCAATTCCAAGCTCCTGCAGCTTTTTCATAACGGACTTTCTACCTGAATGCTTGCCTATGGATAATTTTCTTTTCTGTCCAACAATCTCAGGATCATATGGCTCATAAGTCATAGGGTTTTTGCTTATACCATCGGCATGTATACCCGATTCGTACCTGAAAATATTTTCTCCGATCACCGGCATGTTTTCCGGAATTCCAATACCTGCAGCCTCTGAAAAAACTCTTGCCAGATCAGGTAATATATTTAGCCTGATCCTTTCAGACGCATTAGTCATTACCTTAACAAACGCCAATACCTGTTCAATGGCAGCATAGCCCGAATTTCCCCCATAGCCTGTAAATGATGCGGTAATGCAATCAGCGGTATCCATTATTGCATCTACTGCTGAAGCAGTTGCATTATAGAAAATATTTTCCGGGCAAATGTCGATACTTACCCCCAGTACCCTTTTAATACTGTCGCAAAGCCTCAGCCACGAGGTTGATACAAAGCGGTTCAGCCCTATTATTCTTATATTTCTGATACTCTTTATCCAATTCTTATCCTTTAACCTTCTCAGATTTTTTAAATCTTCAATTGTCTCCGCTCTGACCTCTATCGTAATATCCTTGTGCTGTAGACCCAGCTCGTTAAGAATACTATCGAAGTGAAGAACATTACTGTTTATTACAACAGCCTTAAAAGAAAATAGTGATAATCCTTCCAGTGCTGATTCCGAATCAACTCTGTATAGAAAATCCGGTTCTGCAGGTAGTTCGCCTGCTATTTCAAGTATGCGAAGGTCTACTTCTATAAAATCTACACCAAGGGTATTCAGCATCCGGCTCAGATTTAAAATATCTATCCTTCTTAATTCCTTATTAGAACAAAATACTTCCGGCAGTGTCCTGTCTATTATTTTCTTGTTTCTTTGTCTATTAATATCCATTTCCATCACCCCCACACTCAACCTCTGAAAATAATCTTCAGTATGAAAAGCAGGAGAAAAGAAATTACTAAAAGTAATATTGAAACAGAAGCAGCCAACATTATATCCGTTTGCAGGAGAGTATATATTTGAAGTGGAATCGTACGGGTTATTCCGCTCATATTCCCAGCAAACATTATCGTAGCTCCGAACTCGCCCAATGCCCTTGTCCACGAAAGCATAAGCCCGGCTATCAAAGGCTTTGCCAGCATGGGAATTATTACTCTTATAAATGTCTCCACTTTCCCCAAGCCAAGCAGATAGGAAACTTCAAATATTTCAGCGTCAATTGTGTCCATACCTGTTTTCAATACTTGTATGTAGAAGCCTGATGCAACAAAAAACTGTGATAAAACAACCGCAGCAGGGGTAAAAACCACTTCAATATTCAGCCGGTCAAGACAGGCTCCTATAAACCCTGTTCTACCAAACGCCAGGAGCAGGCCGATTCCTGCAACAGCCGGAGGTAATACAGTAGGCATACATACCAGGATCTCCAGTATCTTCGAAAATGTATTTTCTTTTTTGGTTGACAGGTAAAACACTACAGGCGTGCATATTAAGAAAATAAGCAGGACAGTAAAAAGAGTGGTTTGGGTACTTATCCTCAAAGCAGCCATATTATCAGTTTTTGCAAGCGAAGAAAAGATGTTTTTTATACCTGCTGAAGAAAAAATGGCATAAATCGGGATAGCAATCACTATAAAGTACAGAATACTAAAAAGCAATGTTACGGGACGCAATAACCATTCCCTGTCAAATCTCAGCCTATGAACCGCTGCAACATTTTCTACATGCATTTTCCCATAGGTACAATTCCCATTTACTGTCCTTTCCATAAACCCACATCCCATCAACTTAATAATGCTTTGTATTTATAAAAGAAAACAAAACCTGCAATGTGTTACAATTGATCATTAACATCATAATCTAGTCATCAGTAATAAAATTATGCTTTTTCAAAATTTCCTTCCCTCTGTCGGATAATAAAAAATTGAAGAATTTAAGGGCTTCCGTATTGCTCTCGGAGTCTTTTAAAACGGCTGCCGGGTAATCTGAGCTGAATCTTTCAAAAACAGGCAGACTTATATATTCAATCTTTCCTGATAAAGCCCTAGTAATATCCGTCCTATAGACAATACCAACATCCACTTCATTTAACACGACCTTACCGACAACATCCTTAACATTAAGCTCTATGGTTTTTATATTACTTTCTATCCTGCTTTTTTCCTCATCATCCATTTCACCATTGCCCAAAGCCTCTTCAACCACCTGTTCCCAGTACATCCCTACAGGTACGCTTTTGTCACCTACAGCAATTTTCATACCATCCGCGGCTAAATCACCCAGTTTTTTTACACTGTAACTGCTGCTTGAATTTTTGATCAGTACAAGTTTGTTTTTTGCAAATATTGAATATTTATTTAGGTATCCCTTTTCTTTAAGTTCATTAATATATCTGGTATTTGCGCTTGCAAATATATCAGCTTTCACACCATTTTCAACCGACGTCTTCAATACCTGGCTTCCAGCAAAATTAAAGACAACTTTCGCTCTGCCGTTTTCAAGCCCTTCAAATTCAGCTCCCAGTTCAGTAAAACTCTCGGTAAGGCTTGCTGCAGCAAATACTATGATTTCCTGCGGTTTATCCTGGTCAACATGTGTTTTTCCAATCCCGCAACCAATAAATATATATGAAAAAACTATACAGGTAAAATACACACATATTCTTTTAGCCATTTCCCCAACCTCATCTTATTTCGAGTCTCTCAACCTTTTTGCCATTTTCAAAATGAGATTCTACAATTTCTGCTACATCCCCGGCAGTCACTTCCTTGTACCATACTCCTTCAGGATAAACAACCACGATAGTACCCGTGCTGCATATTCCGAAGCATCCTGTATTTGTTACCATTACCTCCCCCGACAACTCTCTGCTGTCGATCTCTTCCATTAACGCCTGGACTATTCCCACTGAGTCCTTTGAATGGCAATATCCCTTCTGCTGCCCATTAATCCTTGAACTTGTACAAACAAATACGTGATATTTTGGTTTTACCATGATTGCACTCTCCTCTTATATCCTTAATAAATACGCTGGTCAGACTTATACTACACCTGCCATATGCTCTTCTTTATCCACGATTTCGGTTATAGCCTGTCTAATAGCATCCTCAACCGGACTGCATACCTGGATAACCCTGATATTTTTTTCTTCGAGCCTTTTCATAGGACCGTACCCTATCCGCATTACAAGGATCGCATTGCAGTCCTCAATCATTTTTATAATACTGGTGATTTTGGTTTCCTCGCTGTCACATTCTTCCCCGCCGTCACAATATTTTATAACACGGCGTTTTTCTATAAAGCTTATGGCTGAATCAATATATCCATATATATGAAACTCCTCTGCATGCCCGAAATGCTGGTCAACAAGCACACCCGACTTAGTGGCGACAGCAAAGGTATAGGAGGCCTTTTTACTTTCCTTTACCTTTATGCTGCATCCCCCGCATTTGCTGCTTCTGAATTCGGATGACCGGTCCTGTCCCAATGTGCCGACAGCGTCAGCCCTGCACTGTTTACAATGGTACATCTGCTTCAAATCAATTTCACATCTTTTTCGTAAAGCATTGAGTTCAATGTTGTTTGTCATTGGCATATTTTCAAAAACACTTCCTTTTGCAGGTATAAGAGGCATTATATTTGTCATGAAAGCACCACATTCTTTGGCTTTCTTCACAACCAAGCCGATGTGATCATCGTTTATTCCCTTTATCATTACAATGTTTACTTTGCATACAACACCTTTCCACGAAAGATATTTCAGACCTGCCAGCTGGTTTGCTATCAAAACTTCAGCAGCGTACTTTCCTGTAAGTTTAGAACCCATATAGTTTACTTCTTTATATATTTTTGCACCTATCTCAGCATCAATTGCATTTATGGTTATAGTAACGTGTGATACCCCAAGCTTTATAATTTCTTCTGCATAGAACGGAAGCATCAATCCATTAGTGGATAGACAAAAGGTAATATCAGGCTCCGCTTCCCTTATCAGCTTTACAGCTTTCCTTGTGTTCTCAAAGTCAGCCAGTGCATCACCAGGTCCCGCAATTCCTACTACTCTCAGATTGTCGATCTTTTCTCTTATCAGTACAAATTTTGCTGCTGCTGCTTCCGGAGACAGTACTTCACTTGTTACCCCAGGCCTGCTTTCATTTACACAATCAAACTTTCTATTGCAGTAGTTGCAGGATATGTTGCATGCAGGCGCTACAGGTATATGCATCCTTGCATTGCTGCATGCCCCGCCCGAGAAGCAGGGATGCGATGCTGTTTTATCCTCTTTTCCCATACCTTCATATCCCCTTCCGTCGAAGTATTTGCTAAACATAACTGACCTGTATTTCTCATATTTCTTTTCGAGAAGTGTGTTGGTTATCTCATCCAAAAGCCTTAATGTCCCGCTGTACCCGGTATATGCCAGTCTTTGTCCTCCTACCCTGTCGTGAATAGGGAATCCTGCTCTGACTAGCGGAACACCCTCTTTTTCAGTAATCATCTTGCCATCCGAGTTCCCTATAAGGATATTGGCATTCAATTCTTTAACATACGACTGTATTGTTTCAAAGTCAGTTTCGTCAATAACTACAGGTGCTTCATTGTTCCGAATGCCTTCCACAAGCTGCTTTAAAACCTTATTCTGACTCCCGGTGCTTATGAGAACAGGCGTTATTCCATTTTCAAGGCACATGCTGCTGATTGCAAACACCAGTTCAGGCTCACCATATATGACTGCTCTGCCTTCAGCATTATGTTTATGTGAATCAATCATTCCATCTAGGAGTCTCCCCCGTTCTTCCTGCAAGGAAGGCGGTACAGGTTTTCCTGCCAGTTTTGAAAGAATATTGATAAACTTATCTGTATTTCTGACCCCTATCGGCAGCGGACACCGGAACAACGGAACATTGAAATTTTCCTTCAAAAACACGCCTGGCGATATGCTTTCAGGGATTGTAAGCCCCAGTTCTATCGTCGCTATGGCTCCTCCCATCATCTTTATGTCCTGCAGCCTGGTACCTCCTTCAGGTATTCTTTTAAAATCTTTATTATAGGGTGAATCCAACGTTCTGGATACATCAGGAAGCAATACATAATCTATATTGAACGCTTCTAAAATAGCCTTGATGTTTCTTACGTCTCCGGGATTTAAACTGGGAGTTATAATGTTAATCCTTTTATTTGGTTTGTCGTCTGCTGAAAATTCCTTCACTATACCTGTTAATGCAGCAAAGTATCCTTCAAATTGTGTACCCCCGTAGCCTGGGGTACAGAGCGGAACTACAAAGCACCTTTCCAGGCCTTCTTCCTCCATGTATTCCCGGGTGATCCTTTTAATGTCCTCTCCTATGGTTTCCGCCAGACAGGTTGTTGCTACGCCGATTATCTCAGGATTATAGAGCCTTATAACATTCCTGAGTGCTTTTTTTAAGTTGCTCTCACCGCCGTAAACCGTGCCCTCTTCATTCAGTGAGGAGGATGCTACATCTATGGGTTCATTATAATGTCCGGCCATATGCCTTCTGATGTAAGTACTGCAACCTTGGGAACCATGGAGGATAATCATGCTGTTTCCTATGCCTTTAATGGCTGATACAGCCCCCATCGGCATGCACATCTTACAGGGATTTATATTTAAATTTACAAAATTGCGGTTTTTCATAGTTAACCTCCAGTTCCAGCAGCTTATTATGCTTCATTCAACAGTTCCCATACCGGGCTGTTTATAGTCCGATCAACTTCTTTTGCAAAATTGACCGCACCTTCAAATCCGCATAGGGGATGTTTTCTTTCATGGTTATGGTCACAAAATGCAATCCCGAGCTTGTAAGCCAGAGGCCTTTCCTTGACACCGCCAACCAGAATGTCAGCGCCTTTTTCTTTTATAAACCTCTCAAGCTCTGCCGGGTTTGTATCATCCAGTATTACAGTTCCAGGCTTTGACAAGCTTTTAATTATTTCGTATTCATCCTTTTTTCCTGTTTGTGTTCCAACCATAACTGTCTCAATTCCCAAATCCTCAAACTGTTTTATTAGAGATATTGCTTTAAACCCTCCACCCACATATATAGCCGCTTTTTTACCTTTTAGCCTGTTTTTGTACGGATTTAGCCGGGCATGTGCTTCTGCCTCCCATTGCGCTATAAGCTCCCTGGCTTTTTGTACAGTTTGCGGGTCTTTAACTGCTTCTGCAACCCTTATCAGCGAATTTTTTGTATCTTCAATACCAAAAAAACTTACCTTGATAAAGGGTATGCCGTACCTTGCCTCCATCTCCCTGGCAAGATACGTCATTGACCCTGCACACTGTACTATATTTAATGACGAACCGGTTGCTTTAATAATTTCTTTGCATCTTGAGTCCCCTGTAATTTTAGCTGTAACTTCAATTCCAATCTCTTTCAGGTAGTTTGTTATGATCCACATTTCTCCGGCCAGATTAAAATCGCCGAGAAAATTAATACCCCTAGCCCGTGGTAAACCACTCCTATACTTTACATTTTCAAGCTGTACCGGCTTATCAACGTGCGAATACTCCATAAGTTGTATCAGCGCATTGCAAGCTGCCTTGTAGCCCATGGATTTATTGCCCGCAAAACCACTTGATTTCACTGGAATGACCCTTATGGAATGCTTCTTTTCCGCAGCCTTGCATACACTTTCAATGTCATCCCCTATTACACCCACAATACATGTAGCGTATACAAAAATGTATTCTGCATTAAACTTTTCAACAATTTCATCTATTGCTCCAGCTAATTTTTTTTCTCCTCCAAAAATGACATCATTCTCCCTGAGGTCTGTTGAAAAGCTGTTTCTATAGGTTTCCGGCCCGCTTGACAGACTTCCTCTTATATCCCATGTATAGCTTGCGCATCCGATAGGGCCATGAACTATATGAAAAGCGTCAGTGATGGGATTGAGCACAACTCTTGCTCCGCAGTATACACATGCGCGCTGGCTTACAGAGCCTGCCACACTGTCTGCTTCACACTTGATATTTCCTCCCTTTTCACTATTACAGCATATAGATGCTTTTC
This region includes:
- a CDS encoding ABC transporter permease codes for the protein MERTVNGNCTYGKMHVENVAAVHRLRFDREWLLRPVTLLFSILYFIVIAIPIYAIFSSAGIKNIFSSLAKTDNMAALRISTQTTLFTVLLIFLICTPVVFYLSTKKENTFSKILEILVCMPTVLPPAVAGIGLLLAFGRTGFIGACLDRLNIEVVFTPAAVVLSQFFVASGFYIQVLKTGMDTIDAEIFEVSYLLGLGKVETFIRVIIPMLAKPLIAGLMLSWTRALGEFGATIMFAGNMSGITRTIPLQIYTLLQTDIMLAASVSILLLVISFLLLFILKIIFRG
- a CDS encoding citramalate synthase produces the protein MDINRQRNKKIIDRTLPEVFCSNKELRRIDILNLSRMLNTLGVDFIEVDLRILEIAGELPAEPDFLYRVDSESALEGLSLFSFKAVVINSNVLHFDSILNELGLQHKDITIEVRAETIEDLKNLRRLKDKNWIKSIRNIRIIGLNRFVSTSWLRLCDSIKRVLGVSIDICPENIFYNATASAVDAIMDTADCITASFTGYGGNSGYAAIEQVLAFVKVMTNASERIRLNILPDLARVFSEAAGIGIPENMPVIGENIFRYESGIHADGISKNPMTYEPYDPEIVGQKRKLSIGKHSGRKSVMKKLQELGIEGEHVEVADFLKVIRERSISLQRNLEDNEIIDLLKLPAISNI
- a CDS encoding homocitrate synthase, translating into MDVHIVDTTLRDGEQKAGIALGVNQKVHIARILDSIGIYQIEAGIPAMGEEEKQSIKRMSALSLKSRISTWNRLNIEDIKQSVGCGADIIHISVPSSDIQIRAKLGKDREWILENLKRCIAYAQKKSHEVTIGLEDASRADMEFLLQIMTAVLREGVNRVRYADTVGILYRKRIYDDIKIIKKKMKIDIEIHTHNDMGMAVSNSLSAVKGGASFVDCTIGGIGERAGNCDYLQFVKAAKACLRIFQEIDELRLYEVQEEILGIMKYSRVGS
- a CDS encoding (2Fe-2S) ferredoxin domain-containing protein, yielding MVKPKYHVFVCTSSRINGQQKGYCHSKDSVGIVQALMEEIDSRELSGEVMVTNTGCFGICSTGTIVVVYPEGVWYKEVTAGDVAEIVESHFENGKKVERLEIR
- the modA gene encoding molybdate ABC transporter substrate-binding protein gives rise to the protein MAKRICVYFTCIVFSYIFIGCGIGKTHVDQDKPQEIIVFAAASLTESFTELGAEFEGLENGRAKVVFNFAGSQVLKTSVENGVKADIFASANTRYINELKEKGYLNKYSIFAKNKLVLIKNSSSSYSVKKLGDLAADGMKIAVGDKSVPVGMYWEQVVEEALGNGEMDDEEKSRIESNIKTIELNVKDVVGKVVLNEVDVGIVYRTDITRALSGKIEYISLPVFERFSSDYPAAVLKDSESNTEALKFFNFLLSDRGKEILKKHNFITDD